The following are encoded in a window of Ferribacterium limneticum genomic DNA:
- a CDS encoding rhodanese-like domain-containing protein has product MQQVRAQQLAEWLADESRPDPVLLDVREPWEIELCQLAGSQNIPMHLVPMRCAEIDPEQEIVVICHHGGRSMQVAMFLERKGYSAVYNLMGGVEAWAGEVDSSMRRY; this is encoded by the coding sequence ATGCAACAGGTTCGCGCCCAACAACTTGCCGAATGGCTGGCCGACGAGAGCCGGCCTGATCCCGTTTTGCTCGATGTGCGCGAACCTTGGGAGATCGAGCTGTGCCAGCTGGCTGGATCGCAAAATATCCCCATGCATCTGGTGCCGATGCGGTGCGCCGAAATCGACCCCGAGCAGGAAATCGTTGTCATCTGCCACCACGGCGGCCGCAGCATGCAGGTCGCCATGTTCCTGGAGCGCAAGGGCTACTCTGCAGTCTATAACCTGATGGGTGGCGTCGAGGCTTGGGCCGGCGAAGTCGATTCCAGCATGCGTCGTTATTGA
- a CDS encoding protein-L-isoaspartate O-methyltransferase family protein: protein MNIEQARFNMIEQQIRPWEVLDPQVLDLLFVVKREDFVPPVYRNLAFADMEIPLGNGQMMLAPKIEAKMLQELGLKKTDKVLEIGTGSGYMAALLAARAEHVVTVESRPALVDIAKQNLARAGVTNVTVELGDGANGWPQRGPYDAIVISGSLPTVPDALLKQLRVGGRLAVVVGQAPVMEAQLITCTADGIYNTVNLFETVIPALDGVAAKESFSF, encoded by the coding sequence ATGAACATCGAGCAAGCGCGCTTCAACATGATCGAACAGCAGATCCGTCCCTGGGAGGTTTTGGATCCGCAGGTTCTTGACCTCCTTTTTGTCGTCAAGCGCGAAGATTTCGTACCGCCGGTTTATCGCAACCTGGCTTTTGCCGACATGGAAATCCCGCTTGGCAACGGCCAGATGATGCTGGCCCCGAAGATCGAAGCCAAGATGTTGCAGGAACTGGGCCTCAAGAAAACCGACAAAGTTCTCGAAATCGGCACCGGTAGCGGCTACATGGCCGCCCTGCTGGCTGCCCGCGCCGAACACGTGGTTACCGTCGAGAGCCGCCCGGCGCTGGTCGATATTGCCAAGCAGAATCTTGCGCGCGCCGGCGTCACCAATGTCACCGTCGAACTCGGTGACGGCGCCAATGGTTGGCCCCAGCGTGGCCCCTACGACGCCATCGTCATTTCCGGCTCCCTGCCGACCGTACCCGATGCCCTGCTCAAGCAACTGCGTGTCGGCGGCCGTCTGGCCGTCGTCGTCGGCCAGGCACCGGTCATGGAAGCCCAACTGATCACCTGCACGGCCGACGGCATCTACAACACGGTCAACCTGTTCGAAACGGTCATTCCCGCCCTCGACGGCGTTGCCGCCAAGGAAAGCTTCTCGTTCTGA
- a CDS encoding carbonic anhydrase, with translation MRLLMIASLLVALPFGVAAAPAWQTISSEPGKRIELNRTSLKRDGNIVEAQGRVVLEKELVDGRSGAPYRVIEAVTRYDCTTRSANTIKRIFKKNENDVVREENIKGADLPVRTGTLDDKVLREVCRPPKEGAAEIAQKANEAAGQLKAANEAMLKKEMAKAEKPDAVKASDASHGAAPPKESAIPSIRPNLKAAMEGAKEAAPPAPPPPAPTPAPAKVAAPKPATVVVHTSQAPAPKPKKAPKPQSTHSEGYMLELAHSEPAVQHANIHWDYEGAGGPENWSKLDQKNKVCAVGERQSPIDIKDGIKVDLEPIKFSYQPSTFRIIDNGHTVQVEIGESSISLTGKTYELVQFHFHRPSEEKVNGQRFDMVVHLVHKADDGQLAVVAVLLERGTENAFIQTLWNNMPLEKNLPVAPPTTTIDLNALLPASRNYYTYMGSLTTPPCSEGVLWLVMKQPVQVSPDQINIFSRLYKNNARPIQPSGGRLIKEGR, from the coding sequence ATGCGCCTATTGATGATCGCCAGCCTGCTGGTCGCCCTGCCTTTCGGTGTTGCAGCCGCGCCCGCCTGGCAAACTATTTCATCCGAACCGGGCAAACGTATTGAACTCAACCGCACCAGCCTGAAACGTGATGGGAACATCGTTGAGGCACAGGGTCGCGTCGTGCTCGAAAAAGAACTGGTGGACGGCCGTTCCGGCGCGCCCTACCGCGTCATTGAAGCGGTTACCCGCTACGACTGCACAACGCGCAGTGCCAACACGATCAAGCGCATTTTCAAGAAAAATGAAAATGACGTTGTCCGCGAAGAAAACATTAAGGGGGCCGACCTGCCGGTGCGCACCGGTACGCTGGACGACAAGGTGCTGCGCGAAGTCTGTCGCCCGCCCAAGGAAGGCGCCGCCGAAATCGCCCAGAAAGCCAACGAGGCAGCCGGTCAGCTAAAAGCGGCCAACGAGGCGATGCTCAAGAAGGAAATGGCCAAGGCCGAAAAGCCCGATGCCGTGAAAGCCAGCGACGCATCGCATGGCGCAGCACCACCCAAGGAAAGTGCGATTCCGTCGATCAGGCCGAATCTCAAGGCGGCCATGGAAGGCGCCAAGGAAGCAGCACCCCCCGCTCCGCCGCCACCTGCGCCGACGCCAGCGCCGGCCAAGGTCGCCGCGCCGAAGCCCGCGACCGTCGTCGTTCACACCAGCCAAGCCCCCGCGCCCAAGCCGAAAAAGGCGCCCAAGCCCCAGAGCACCCACTCCGAAGGCTACATGCTCGAACTGGCCCACAGCGAACCGGCCGTGCAGCATGCGAACATTCATTGGGATTACGAAGGCGCCGGCGGCCCGGAAAACTGGTCGAAACTTGATCAGAAAAACAAGGTTTGCGCCGTTGGCGAGCGGCAGTCGCCGATCGACATCAAGGATGGCATCAAGGTTGATCTGGAGCCGATCAAGTTCTCTTACCAGCCATCGACCTTCCGCATCATCGACAATGGCCACACGGTTCAGGTTGAGATCGGCGAGAGCTCGATTTCGCTGACCGGCAAGACCTATGAACTGGTCCAGTTCCATTTCCATCGCCCGTCGGAAGAAAAGGTCAATGGCCAGCGTTTCGACATGGTCGTCCACCTCGTGCACAAGGCCGACGATGGCCAGCTTGCGGTCGTTGCCGTGCTGCTCGAGCGCGGCACGGAGAACGCTTTCATCCAGACCCTGTGGAATAACATGCCGCTGGAAAAGAACCTGCCGGTAGCGCCACCCACTACGACGATCGACCTCAACGCCCTGCTGCCTGCCTCCCGCAACTATTACACCTACATGGGCTCGCTAACCACGCCCCCCTGTTCCGAAGGCGTGCTGTGGCTGGTCATGAAGCAGCCGGTGCAGGTATCGCCGGATCAGATCAACATCTTCAGCCGGCTCTACAAGAACAATGCCCGGCCGATCCAGCCCTCGGGCGGCCGCCTGATCAAGGAAGGCCGTTGA
- the thiC gene encoding phosphomethylpyrimidine synthase ThiC, translated as MNATEQFLAANAHVDEAAVQPLPNSRKIYVEGSRPDIRVPMRAISQDDTPTAFGGEKNPPIYVYDCSGPYSDPAAKIDIRNGLPALRAGWIAERGDVEELADLSSEFGRKRATDKALDELRFPGLHRKPLRAKAGQNVSQMHYARQGIITPEMEYVAIRENNNRRAYIESLRSTGKMGEKMAALLCRQHPGQNFGASIPEEITPEFVRSEIARGRAIIPNNINHPESEPMIIGRNFLVKINANIGNSALGSSIQEEVEKMTWSIRWGGDTVMDLSTGKNIHETREWIIRNSPVPIGTVPIYQALEKVNGKAEDLTWEIFRDTLIEQAEQGVDYFTIHAGVLLRYVPLTANRMTGIVSRGGSIMAKWCLAHHKESFLYTHFEEICEIMKAYDVAFSLGDGLRPGSIYDANDEAQLGELKTLGELTQIAWKHDVQVMIEGPGHVPMHMIKENMDLQLDQCSEAPFYTLGPLTTDIAPGYDHITSGIGAAMIGWYGTAMLCYVTPKEHLGLPDKDDVKVGIITYKLAAHAADLAKGHPGAQIRDNALSKARFEFRWDDQFNLGLDPDKAREFHDETLPKESAKVAHFCSMCGPHFCSMKITQEVREFAAQQGLDEAAALEKGMEVKSVEFVKAGAEVYSKV; from the coding sequence ATGAACGCCACCGAACAGTTTCTCGCCGCCAACGCCCACGTTGACGAAGCCGCAGTCCAGCCACTGCCCAATTCCCGCAAGATTTACGTCGAAGGTTCCCGCCCCGACATCCGCGTCCCGATGCGCGCCATTTCGCAGGACGACACGCCGACCGCCTTTGGTGGCGAAAAGAATCCGCCGATCTACGTTTATGACTGCTCCGGCCCCTATTCCGACCCGGCTGCCAAGATCGACATCCGCAACGGCCTGCCCGCCCTGCGCGCCGGCTGGATTGCCGAACGTGGCGATGTTGAAGAACTGGCCGACCTGAGTTCCGAATTCGGCCGCAAGCGCGCCACCGACAAGGCTCTCGACGAACTGCGCTTCCCCGGTTTGCACCGCAAGCCGCTGCGCGCCAAGGCCGGCCAGAACGTCAGCCAGATGCACTACGCCCGCCAGGGCATCATCACCCCCGAGATGGAATACGTCGCCATCCGCGAAAACAACAATCGCCGCGCCTACATCGAATCCCTACGGTCAACCGGAAAAATGGGCGAAAAAATGGCGGCCCTGCTCTGCCGCCAGCACCCCGGCCAGAACTTCGGCGCCAGCATTCCCGAGGAAATCACCCCGGAGTTCGTCCGCAGCGAAATCGCCCGTGGCCGCGCCATCATCCCCAACAACATCAACCACCCGGAAAGCGAGCCGATGATCATCGGCCGCAATTTCCTCGTGAAAATCAACGCCAACATCGGCAACTCGGCCCTCGGCTCCAGCATTCAGGAAGAAGTCGAGAAAATGACCTGGTCGATCCGCTGGGGCGGTGACACCGTGATGGACCTGTCCACCGGCAAGAACATCCACGAAACCCGCGAATGGATCATCCGCAACAGCCCGGTGCCGATCGGCACCGTGCCGATCTATCAGGCGCTGGAAAAGGTCAACGGCAAGGCCGAAGACCTGACCTGGGAAATCTTCCGCGACACGCTGATCGAACAGGCCGAACAAGGCGTCGACTACTTCACCATCCACGCCGGCGTGCTGCTGCGCTACGTGCCGCTCACCGCCAACCGGATGACCGGCATCGTCAGCCGTGGCGGTTCGATCATGGCCAAGTGGTGTCTGGCCCACCACAAGGAAAGCTTCCTCTACACCCACTTCGAGGAAATCTGCGAAATCATGAAGGCCTACGACGTCGCCTTCAGCCTCGGCGACGGCCTGCGTCCCGGCTCGATCTACGACGCCAACGACGAAGCTCAGCTCGGCGAACTCAAGACCCTCGGCGAACTGACCCAGATCGCCTGGAAGCACGATGTGCAAGTCATGATCGAAGGCCCCGGTCATGTGCCGATGCACATGATCAAGGAGAACATGGACCTGCAACTGGATCAGTGCAGCGAAGCCCCGTTCTACACCCTCGGTCCCTTGACCACCGACATCGCCCCGGGTTACGACCACATCACCAGCGGCATCGGCGCCGCCATGATCGGCTGGTACGGCACGGCCATGCTCTGCTATGTCACGCCGAAAGAACACCTCGGCCTGCCCGACAAGGACGATGTCAAGGTCGGCATCATCACCTACAAACTCGCCGCCCACGCCGCCGACCTCGCCAAGGGCCACCCCGGCGCCCAGATCCGCGACAACGCGCTGTCCAAGGCCCGTTTCGAATTCCGCTGGGACGACCAGTTCAACCTCGGCCTCGATCCGGACAAGGCGCGCGAGTTCCACGACGAAACCCTGCCCAAGGAATCGGCCAAGGTCGCCCACTTCTGCTCGATGTGCGGCCCGCATTTCTGCTCGATGAAGATCACGCAGGAAGTCCGCGAGTTTGCAGCGCAGCAGGGCTTGGATGAAGCGGCGGCGCTGGAGAAGGGGATGGAAGTTAAGTCCGTCGAATTCGTTAAAGCAGGCGCCGAGGTTTATAGCAAGGTGTAA
- a CDS encoding TetR/AcrR family transcriptional regulator: protein MSAIPTPRKRRKEARPSELLEAALHLFVEKGFAATRLEDVAARAGVSKGTLYLYFENKNALFKAVVQEGIIPVIAENEAIAAKHSGCSFELLELMLQNWWTKIGQTAFAGIPKLIVAEARNFPELASYYYDNVISRGRALVASALRRGMNSGEFRTMDVETTVDVVIAPILMLLIWRYSMSCCQSAESDPETYLRIHMDLLRQGLRKPEKESRV, encoded by the coding sequence ATGTCCGCCATCCCCACCCCCCGCAAGCGACGCAAGGAAGCCCGCCCCTCCGAACTTCTCGAAGCGGCGCTTCATCTGTTCGTCGAAAAAGGCTTCGCCGCCACCCGTCTGGAAGATGTGGCGGCGCGCGCCGGCGTTTCAAAAGGAACGCTCTATCTCTATTTCGAGAACAAAAATGCGCTGTTCAAGGCGGTGGTTCAGGAAGGGATCATCCCGGTCATTGCCGAAAACGAAGCAATCGCGGCCAAACATAGCGGTTGCAGCTTCGAGCTGCTCGAACTCATGCTCCAAAATTGGTGGACAAAGATCGGCCAGACCGCTTTTGCCGGCATCCCCAAGCTGATAGTGGCTGAAGCGCGAAACTTTCCTGAACTGGCCAGCTACTACTACGATAACGTCATCAGCCGCGGCCGCGCACTGGTTGCCAGCGCCCTGCGCCGCGGCATGAACAGCGGCGAATTCCGCACCATGGACGTCGAAACCACGGTCGACGTGGTTATCGCCCCCATTTTGATGCTGCTGATCTGGCGTTATTCGATGAGTTGCTGCCAAAGCGCCGAGAGCGATCCGGAGACTTATTTGCGCATACATATGGACCTGCTGCGCCAGGGTTTGCGCAAGCCGGAAAAAGAGAGTCGGGTATAA